Sequence from the Babylonia areolata isolate BAREFJ2019XMU chromosome 25, ASM4173473v1, whole genome shotgun sequence genome:
aaccccaacaaacGCTGGTGTGGATGGCCAACTGACCAACACTTTGAAAACATGAACATCGCGTTATGCATCGGGTTATGACTGAAGTTTGTTTTGATCTTCCTAAAAGAATGTTGATTTGTTAAGGTTGTACTTTATAATAGGAATGCAAATACACTTACAGCCTttgacaccccctcctccccccttcccccaaccccagcAAACGCCTACTGACCAACACTGCTTTGAAAACATGAACATCGCGTTATGCATCGGGTTAGGACTGAAGTTTGTTTTGATCTTCTTAAAATAATGTTGATTTGTTAAGGTTGTACGACAACAATCAtgcgatgaatgaatgaactaattAATAGTTGTTCTTCTGTACCAATAAGCTCAAGGCTTTTCTTCGACTCTCTTTTTATTAGTGTAACTCAATGTCTacaaaactgtctgtctgtctgtctcttggctcTGCTTTTTGTATTGTGGgtttgttatattttcccttttCCGTCGTGaggacaggatgaaaacaagctaaTTGTGCTtattcttccctcctcctcaatAATcaacggtttgtttgtttgttccgatTGGTTCGTTCAGTCATTCATGATCTTCGTATGCATTTGTGCCCGGTGTGTTTCTAGATGATTATGTGTGTTTCTGGCTGATAATATGGGAGATGTGTTTTCCTCTAGTCAATTTGGAgttaatacgagggtcattcaataaataaggtgaatttttcggtataaggacttctaatacagatagaagcttacttttttttttctttttttttttgttttacttctttttcacatggatttaatttgttttgcagattaaaaaaaaaacaaactttgagagttttggcgattaacaaagatggccgaccaagaagcatgctccaggattgaacagcggtcagttatcaagtttttggttgctgaagggtgcaaaccagttgaaattcataggagaatgtcaactgtgtatggtgccacatgtttcagccgaaaaaaatgtctacaagtgggctaaattgtttaaaggacggagcagtgttgaggatgaagacaggcctggaaggcctggagcgactggctgagacatcagtccaaagatttttacgctgagggaatacggaagcttgtgcacagatgggaaaagtgtgtgacagtgctgggagactacgttgaaaaaaaaagaagaaaaaagtaagcttctatctgtattataaGTCCTtatataccgaaaaattcaccttatttattgaatgaccctcgtacattgtTATAAAATATTAGATTTCATAAGCAGATCAACATTTCTAAacctccccacttcctctctttTTCATCTCCACccggcctctctctgtctctgccagtgtctgtctgtctgtctgtctgtctgtctttcacttcaTCCGCCTCAGTTCTCATGCctgtattgatgttgttgatgatgatattccCGATATGATCTGATGTCGGCGTCTCAGTATCAGTCGTACCAGTTTACTGACGACAAAACTACAACTGTTGCCGTGTTTACCTGTTATTTTaggaccccccaacccctccgcatcagaaactgaaacttattgctTGTTTACAATTCTTGACAAAATTATGTAATCGTCTTCATATGGCACAAGATCTTAGTATCGCTCAAGTCACTTAATGATAAGtttattgcacacacacgcgcgcgcgcgcgttcgcgctcacacacgcacatgcgcatacgcacatgcacagataATAGTCACAACTCTCACCACTGACTCTTCTGTCGTTCCCTCACTTACCATACTAACAATTGCGCGCGCACGCTTAAgcttgcacgtacgcacacatatactttCAGTCTTCCACCAACACATTTGCCTCTGAAGCTACACTGGCACTGCGGCCTATTTCTACAACTACGACAacagctaccaccaccacgcCGCACACGGCGTAAGCGACGCTGCAACAACCCCAAGTCAGCCTCCGCTAGCCCACGCTGCCGCGTTGGTGTTTttgacacacactgcacgcattcgcacacacacacacacacacacacacacacacacacatcgcttcgCCTCGCTCGCTGGTCTACACCGTGCTGCTGGTAGCAGCTTCAGTCAGATTCtgatgagaaaagagagagagagaaagagagagaaaaaaaggaaaaaataaataaataaagcaaccaTACGGTTTGATTCTGACTGCAGTGTGTTTGTTGGGAGACATGGTAGAGACCTCTTCCCCgctctggtggtggtgtgtgtcagaGTGGGCGATAGGATTTCACGGGGAGCTCGGACCCCGAGCAGCGTGAGGAAAGACAGTGAGATCGAGTCTGCTCCAGTGACAGCTGTCTGTCCCGAGCGTTCACCTGTCGGCCGGTACGACCCACTGCCGTCAGCACGGACACCGGTGTGGTAGAGGGACTGGACAGGTGAGACAGTGATGGTGCTTCTTTCCGTCCTCTCcgactgtccccaccccccccccaccacccccctcttcctgccGTCAGTGCTGTGCCAGCCGTGACAGGGCAGAGAGTGTTCAGAACGGTGGAGCATCGCCAGGCTGTCTGTGAGTGTCAGTGCAGCCATTACTGACGGGACTGAGGGAGACAGGCGGAGAGCTGGTGACAGTGCCTGGTGACAGAGCGGAGCTGGAAACGAGCGGAGCAGCGCCGGGGAAAACGGTGCCAGCCACTGATGGTGCTGCAGCATGTAACCCCCTCCCAGTTGTCGTCTTCCTCCTAGCGTGTTGGACGTGTCGCAATGTGGGCCCTGACCGCTCCTCCCTGCCCGGCCTCTCGCTTCCCCGTACCAGACAGCACCCTCTTCTctgaccaccccacctcccctcccctctcccacccgcaCGGCTACGTCCTGCCGCCGCCGCCACCCTTGTCGGTCCACGTTGCGTCGCTGGTGTTGCAATGACGGTGGTGTCGGTGGTGTTGCAATGACGGTGGTGTCGGTGGTGTTGCAATGAcggtggtgtcggtggtggtgatggtggtgtggctgATTTGATTGCCGTCAGCAGAACTGGTCGCCTGGGCGTGAGGAGCTGTTTCCTTGTCCGCTTTTTCCTGCCGTGTCCCTGCTGACCAGTTGTatccagggggaggggggggtcctaGCCTGGCCCCTGCccgcccgcctgcctgcctgcctgcctgcctgccctccGCACAGCCACCCTTACTGTTACCTCTGTGCCAGCGTGACTGTGGAGGCTGGAGTTGGCTGTTGTGATTCCTGAATACCAGTCAGTTAGCCATTGTTTACGGTCATGGTCATTGAGCGTAGACAGCACTTGATTGCCTATTGTCGATGAAGCTGGAGGCATGAACACGTTGTGATGGACTAAGGTGTAGTAGCCATGATCGTGCAGATGCTACGGACTCGGTGTTTCTTTTGGGATTGccgtgaagacagagaagaggataCATCGTTTTGGTGAGTGTTCCATATGTACACACTATTGACTGTTGTTCCTTTGTCGTTATGTACGCTGACAAAGAATAATGTTATCCACACATGTAACGTGAATATAGGATTTACTGCACACGATGGTATCGGCTTTAAAACATTGCTAAACAGAGATCTTCACTGCAGACTTGGCAGTGTTTTGTTATCAGTGGTGATTTGCAGATCCAAGACTGCCCAGAGTGATGGAGTGCAGAGCGGCACTGAAGTCCGTTGTTCCATGTGGTTATGAAGCGCGCTTCAGTGCGGGCTATTGTCAGTGGGGCGTTCGTGTCAACTGCCTGGGTTGCTGTTCAACGTGATTAACGTGCACACAATGTGAGACTGCCTGTCATATTCAGCCATCTCTTGCAACATCTGGTGTTGACAACAACCCCCATTGACACGGACACAGCCCGCCTTCAGCTGTTTTCTTCATTGATTCTGGCCACTAGTCCAGCTGTGTTTTGACACACTGACCTGCTCAACGAGACATCGTTTACATTCTGAAGCTGCTTAAATGCTCATTTGGGAAGCAGAAGCAGTCTTACTAGTCTACCTAGTTGTTTTGGACACATGCAGACCCGCCTGCCTAGTCCTGGGATAGACACTGACCGGGTTAATTAGTTCTTGGGACACACATCGAGCTGCTTAAACTGGGTTGTGTTGAAGTACAGGCATAGCTCAACCACCTGTCACTCTCCTCGATGAAGCTTCAGCTAAGCCTGCATGCACATGCTTGTCTTTTATTTAGCAAGTCAGAGAATCGACTTCGATTGACTGAATGTTAGCCTTGGTCTCCTATTGTTACAAGAGATGATAATTGGGTCACAGTATACTGTTACACACCAGTGTTTTGTTCTGATATtttactcactctgtctgtcagtacctGGCTACACTTCTCCGTCAACGAATGCTTAACACGAATTTCAAGAACCAGCTTTATTAAGTCCCAGTCCTTGATTAGGTCTGTATACTTTGTGACTTTCATGTCTGTATGCGTTCACTGTAACCACCAGATCTGTCAACATTCTTCTGTGAACTCGGCCACTTCTCTTCACGTAGTGTTTTATTTCCGTTACGTTCAGTTCTGTTTCCCACTCGTGGCAGTCAGCAGCCTGTGACGAGGAGCGCATGTGGACAGTTTGTCTGACGACCAGTGCTCTTTCCTACCCTGACCCTCCTCCGTCTTCATGCCGAGGGCTGCGGGCCCTTCTGACGCGTCCTCCCTACCTTTCCCGTGTGGTCGTGTTCCTCACTTAACGGTTCAAAATTGTCTTCATACAGGACCTAGAGTTTTTCTCTGCCAAGGGAAAGGACTCGGACGGCAGCATGGCGTCGGTAGCGGCTTGGCTGCCCATGGCGCGGGCCTCGGCCATTGGCTGGGTGCCCATCGCCcagaaccccctcccctccacccgcaTGCGGGAGGACATCAAGAGCGGGGACGACAAGCTGAGGATCAACGTCAGCGGTCGGAAGTTCGAGACTTGGAGAAACACGCTAGAGAAATACCCCGACACCTTGCTAGGCTCCAACGAGAAAGAGTTCTTCTTCGACGAGGAGTCCAGGGAGTACTTTTTCGATCGCGACCCCGACCTGTTCCGCCACATCCTCAACTACTACCGCACGGGGCACCTGCACTACCCCAAACATGAGTGTATATCGGCTTACGACGAGGAGCTGGCCTTCTTCGGCATCATGCCAGAAATCATCGGGGACTGCTGCTATGAGGATTACAGGGACCGCAAACGCGAGAACTCGGAGCGCCTCATGGACGACAAGGCCTCCGAGAACGCAGACTTTGACCCGGCCGTGTCGCTAAGGGAGAAAATGTGGCGAGCGTTCGAGAACCCTCACATCGGCACCACCGCCTTAGTCTTCTACTACGTCACAGGGTTCTTCATCGCCGTGTCGGTTTTGGCGAACGTGGTGGAGACCGTGAAGTGTGGCAAGGTGATGGGAGCTCCGGTGGAGCCCTCCTGCGGCGAGCGTTTCGCCGTGGCCTTCTTCTGCCTGGACACAGCCTGCGTCATGATCTTCACTGCCGAGTATCTCCTCCGTCTGTACGCCGCCCCGCAGCGCTGCAAGTTCATGCGCTCCGTCATGTCCGTCATAGACGTGGTGGCCATCCTCCCCTACTACATCGGCCTCGTCATCACTGACAACGATGACGTCAGCGGCGCTTTCGTCACGCTGAGGGTCTTCCGCGTGTTCCGCATCTTCAAGTTCTCCCGCCACTCGCAGGGGCTGCGCATCCTGGGATACACGCTCAAGTCGTGCGCCAGCGAGCTGGGCTTCCTGCTCTTCTCGCTCACCATGGCCATCATCATCTTCGCCACCGTCATGTTCTACGCGGAGAAGAACGTGGAGGGCACCACCTTCACCTCCATCCCCAACGCCTTCTGGTACACCATCGTCACCATGACCACGCTCGGGTGAGTGGAAGACTTGTTTTGTGTTTGCGTGCCATTGctggctcttctctctctctctctctctctctctctctctctctctcaactgattGCTTGTGGTTTTGAGACTGTTTTATCTCCAGTTCATGTTCTTTAAAAACCGGCCGATCCGACCATATGGGCTTCATCCCACGGCTGAAccaagaggaggaggcggatggTGGAAATAGCGAtgctgaaggttttttttttttttttttttttttttttgagtcagtttcattttcaaggaggtgttagagcgtgtggactgatccatatgcgttACATCAAGACAgcttttggaagaagaagaagaagaagaagaagaagaagaagaagagagagagagagagagagagagagagagagagagagagagcagttgctTGCTCTTCGCATAAACCAAACGCGCTGGTCAGGCCGTTTTAAAGTCGCTTTgccgaaattaaaaaaaaaaagtacagggtTGGGATGGGGAGTGTATTCAAACTGGTACAGACTACCACCTGAcgctctttcattctcttctcttctttgtgttttgttttgttttgttttcagtacaACAAACACTTTTGATGGCCAAAATTCCAAAGCATTTGACGTGAAATAGCGTTCTTTGTCTATGCCTCTTTCTCTGCCTATGGCTGTTGTGTTTCTAAAATGATGTCGACAGGAACGCAGTATGATTTGTCACAAGACTCACATATTACTGTTGGTTGGTATCTTTCTGTGTTTATCATTTTAGCTGtttcatcgaaaaaaaaaaaaaaaaaaaagaacataaaagtTCAATGACAAGGGGTATGAAATAGtatgttattgaaaaaaaaagagctcaaaATGTGACattatgttttgtctttttcagaaactttttttttttttttttttttgccagctgTAATGTAAATTTGTTTATGCCTTTCCCGAGAATTGGATTACATAGTGGGTCTTGATTCACACAAGGAATTTATCGCTGCCTCTTCGTGTGCAAGGATTGATTGTACCCTCACAGACAAGGAAAAATGTTTCCCTGGGATGATctcaggctttttttttgtgtgtgtggggttgtcttcctcagtgttttttttttccatgtgtcgTAAGTTtcaccttttgtctgtctgtctgtctgtctgtctgtctgtctgtctgtctgtctgtctgttctcctgttcatccctcctcctacccacgtggttcatccaccctcccactctcGTAGTTCTCATGAAAAGAAGGCTTCAAATCAGTTATACCATATTGTATGTATCGAGCATgctgttgtttccccccccccccccccatgcctttGCTATTTCGAGTTTACAGGATACGTACGATCCCAAATGGTTGACAGGGATTGGCATCGAAATATGTGGTTTCAGTTTTCTACAGACAAATTATGATTACGATAATATCATTGTACCTTggcctttctcttccctccccctccctccctctctctttctgtctgtctgtctctgtctctctctgtttcttgcaAATGCGTCAGGATTTCACCATGTTTTGTGTAAATGGTTAAGACCAGCGgaaggacaagaacaaaaaaaggcttttttaaattttttatctgttctctttttttttctctctgtttctctgtctctgtgacactCATTCTGTTTgtcgtgtctgcgtgtctgtctatcagtgtgtctgttaccGTTTCTGATCAGGTACGTATCATCAAACTGCTTTTCCTAGAATGCTTATTCTTCGAAACACACCCAGCTTTCTCCTTGGGTCTGCGAagttgagagaaaaagagatgaagagaaagagacagacggagggaggaagatggaggaggagaaagaatggagagagggggtgggggtgtttgtgtgggacaAAAGAGATTCTGTGGCAAACCGCGGTGCAGGAGAAACGCCAACAAAACTCGTATTTAAATGAGACAGTTTTTTCTGTCCGTTTTGCCTTGGATTAGCATCCAGATGGCATTCGGAAATttgtgggttcttcttcttcttcttctttttcagagttcccaggccatgttcagacgatCAATCCAGAGTAcgttacgaagtccgcagtcccaactgggttcaaatcccagggcgcaaaaaaataaaagaagaaaagaaaaataaggaagTCATTCCCTCAGCCCAGTTTCAAGAGGTTATCTGCCCGGAAGTGTAAGTGTAGTGTGAGTTAGCTTCCCTCCCTCCGTTCACATTTCACATGTTATTGTAAGATCCGTCAGGCATATCAGCCGACAGGTATGTCGATGTTACACACGATTGtaaatttatctctctgtctctgtctgtctctctgtgtctgtgtgtgtgtgtgtgtgtgtctctctctctctccctctccatttctttccGTTATTGGCATGATACTTTGCGTGCATGTGATGGCAGTGTATTCAGACATTGCTTATTTTCACACTTTAAAACTGATTGATAAGTTAAGTGAAAACTTAAATAGTATATTATTTCTTTTGGAGTTAtcatgtgtgggtggggtggggtgggtgggtggtgggtgggtgtatatatAACCTGTTGTATTTGTTCGAATATAAGTTTGGATTAAGGGGTTGGAAGCGTGATTTACTCCAGTGGATGATTTGAATTTTATGTGAAATGTTGTGGAACATTCATGACCTATAACCTGATATAATCTTGGACATGAAATAGGTAATGACGAGACTTAGATTTGAGACATCGTAATTTGCAGTTCATCGTTACAGACGCAGATCTTAAATTCGTACAGCTTTGCGTTGTTCCTTTTGCAAAGTTACGGggaaatgaaatttttttttttttttttttttaatctgtgttgGTCAGTTCAGTGGGGGTATTGAAGAGAAATCCATTTGTCCAAAATAATGCAGAAAACCTTCTGCATTGTATGGTAGTTTTCTAATGTCGTcagtaaagtacaagatcagcactctatgttatagatgcattcacaaaactgcccctttcctatctctgcggctgccttcacctctacactccatctcgctcactacgatcggcctcggatccactctgtttacgcatacccagattcaaacactcgactgttggccgccgttctttctctgtttctggaccttgcgattggaatgaacttcctttttcgcttcgtcaagtctccacactcagctctttcaagtctggccttaaaaacccacctcttcccaaaatagcctcccttgcctgcccttccttgtctttagtttctacagtattagagttatgcatgcgtgtgaatgactggtgcgaaagcgctttgatttgtctctgcacaagatccagcgctatataaataccattattattattattattattattattatattgtcatCATATATGTTCACTCACCCCGGAGCCAGTTGCATaactcggacggaagagcccagtatggtcgtaacccgctacttacTGTCTGTTGTAtcgaactgaccaatggcgtagttcgatcaACTTAatcatttagtcacgtgtaactgtcaaaaagttagaaccaagcaatgcaactggcaccactgTTTCGTATCTCCGTCTGttggcctctctctacctcctctgtttcatatctctgtctgttggcctctctctacctcctctgtttcatatctctgtctgttggcctctctctacctcctctgtttcatatctctgtctgttggcctctctctacctcctctatTTCATATCTCCGTCTGTTGGCCTCTCTCCACCTCCTATATTTCATATCTCCGTCTGttggcctctctctacctcctctgtttcatatctccgtctgttggcctctctctacctcctctgtttcctatctctgtctgttggcctctctctacctcctctgtttcatatctccgtctgttggcctctctctacctcctctgtttcatatctctgtctgttggcctctctctacctcctctgtttCATATCTCTGTTGGCCTCTCTTTACCTCCTCTgtttcatatctctgtctgttggcctctctctacctcctctgtttcatatctccgtctgttggcctctctcctcctctgtttcatatctctgtctgttggcctctctctacctcttctgtttcatatctctgtctgttggcctctctctacctcctctgtttcatatctctgtctgttggcctctctctacctcctctgtttCATATGTCCGTCTGttggcctctctctacctcctctgtttcatatctccgtctgttggcctctctctacctcctctgtttcatatctccgtctgttggcctctctctacctcctctgtttcatatctctgtctgttggcctctctctacctcctctgtttcatatctccgtctgttggcctctctctacctcctctgtttcatatctccgtctgttggcctctctctacctcctctgtttcatatctctgtctgttggcctatctctacctcctctgtttcatatctctttctgttggcctctctctacctcctctgtttcatatctctgtctgttggcctctgtctacctcctctgtttcatatctccgtctgttggcctctctctacctcctctgtttcatatctctgtctgttggcttctctctacctcctctgtttcatatctcagtctgttggcctctctctacctcctctgtttcatatctcagtctgttggcctctctctacctcctctgtttcatatctccgtctgttggcctctctctacctcctctgtttcatatctccgtctgttggcctctctctacctcctctgtttcatatctctgtctgttggcctctctctacctcctctgtttcatatctccgtctgttggcctctctctacctcctctgtttcatatctccgtctgttggcctctctctacctcctctgtttcatatctccgtctgttggcctctctctacctcctctgtttcatatctccgtctgttggcctctctctacctcctctgtttcatatctctgtctgttggcctctctctacctcctctgtttcatatctctgtctgttggcctctctctgcctcttctgtttcatatctgtgtctgttggcctctgtctacctcctctgtttcatatctctgtctgttggcctctctctacctcctctgtttcatatctctgttggcctctctctacctcctctgtttcatatctctgttggcctctctctacctcctctgtttcatatctccgtctgttggcctctctctacctcctctgtttcatatctctgtgtgttggcctctctctacctcctctgtttcatatctccgtctgttggcctctctctacctcctctgtttCATATCTCCGTCTGTtagcctctctctacctcctctgtttcatatctctgtctgttggcctctctctacctcctctgtttcatatctccgtctgttggcctctctctacctcctctgtttcatatctccgtctgttggcctctctctacctcctctgtttcatatctctgtctgttggcctctctctacctcctctgtttcatatctctgtgtgttggcctctctctacctcctctgtttcatatctctgtctgttggcctctctctacctcctctctttcATATCTccgtctgttttcctttttttttttctctctccttctgtctgtcataGTTATATGATCCACCGGTCCCCTTTCACGCCATGACCGCCTCCCTTTCTTAATCACTTCCACCTTCCCGTCTCCCTGCCCTGTCTTCTCCTCTCgcattctttctatctctctgtcttctcatcCTTTCCCTTCCTGCTTTTTCGCCTTTTCTTCTGCGTGCACCTGTGTGGacatgattctctgtctgtctcactctgtctcactctgtctctccctttctttgtctgtttctgtgtctgtctccaatcCCCACCCCGTATTCTTTCTCTGTAACGTTTCTGTGCATGCTCTGGACgttttagggttgttttttttgtttgtttgtttgtttgttttgtttttggtttgaccAGATACAGATTAAAACCATGTGCTTCTGAGGTTGCGCAATAATTTTTTCAGCATGTGGGATGCTGTTGTTGcagaaaggaaggggtggtggtggtggtggtggtggtggtgagagggtagTGACAGTGATAAGACGCTGATTACACACACGCAAGGGGAGACACATTAAGCGTTCAATTAGCATGAAGATGGCGTTATGCAACGACGGCTCGGCACTTGGGGAGGAGAGTGCGTGTGAGATGTGAGAGCGGAAG
This genomic interval carries:
- the LOC143299685 gene encoding LOW QUALITY PROTEIN: potassium voltage-gated channel protein Shal-like (The sequence of the model RefSeq protein was modified relative to this genomic sequence to represent the inferred CDS: deleted 1 base in 1 codon), which encodes MASVAAWLPMARASAIGWVPIAQNPLPSTRMREDIKSGDDKLRINVSGRKFETWRNTLEKYPDTLLGSNEKEFFFDEESREYFFDRDPDLFRHILNYYRTGHLHYPKHECISAYDEELAFFGIMPEIIGDCCYEDYRDRKRENSERLMDDKASENADFDPAVSLREKMWRAFENPHIGTTALVFYYVTGFFIAVSVLANVVETVKCGKVMGAPVEPSCGERFAVAFFCLDTACVMIFTAEYLLRLYAAPQRCKFMRSVMSVIDVVAILPYYIGLVITDNDDVSGAFVTLRVFRVFRIFKFSRHSQGLRILGYTLKSCASELGFLLFSLTMAIIIFATVMFYAEKNVEGTTFTSIPNAFWYTIVTMTTLGYGDMVPKTITGKVVGGVCSLSGVLVIALPVPVIVSNFSRIYHQNQRADKRKAQKKARQARIRMAKNASGAEFMRSKKRHEESILAQESGIELHPDVQEGIFAMQHHHLLNCLEKTTDREFVDMDLTFNGAPNKPSETPPPSPDPSLGSAERRRGVGCCARRCSQHRRFPNRSSNVAHEPEREELNDIQVRFPTLSRSRTSLNQLEEGRANSKEPPSSTPHHTNTLTVTTAIVTMPTPSTTSETESLQTQSTSGTLSPATQSQSGVVRISTL